cccccaccccaccccatccagCACCCCCTCCCCCCTCCGACGTCCATCAGCTCCcctccaccccccacccccattcAACACCCCCACCCTCCGTCCAACACCCCCACCCTGTCAGCATTTCCCCCTAAGCTCCCTAACCCCACCACTCAGTCAAAATCTCTCTTCcagtctattttttttcttttgttgaaatcaattcaaaaaattgttttatgattgaattgagttttaaggatagttaaatgattgaattgggttttaaaaatagttaaatgagctttaatggagttttaaagataatttttttttaaataaaaagcttcaatggaggagctttaatggtgttgaagaagacattATGTTGagctttaatggagttttaatgatattttttttaaaaaaaatgcttcaatgaagctttaatggtgttgaaggtgttgaagaaggaagtgggggggggggggggggggggagagaggGGTACcgagtaatttaaaaaataaataaatattaatttttttcctttaaaaaagaatataaattatgtattatttatttacacGTGACAGCTTTTTATTGAtcaaaaaagtcaattttgagcCCTTTCACGCGCTTGTGGCGTGTGTATACACGCAGAGGTCCAAAATGGTGTATTTggaacgaaataaagaagaatcgtggggtaataggtcgaagttaaagtttaggtatctttttaaaaatttcggACAACATCagtggggtaattatgtatttactttttttttttgtttcatctataAAACTAACAGTTTGATTTGTAATTTAATAACCTACATAACTCATACACGCGTATAAGTTATGTGAGAATTTGGATATTATTTCCTGCTTATAACNNNNNNNNNNNNNNNNNNNNNNNNNNNNNNNNNNNNNNNNNNNNNNNNNNNNNNNNNNNNNNNNNNNNNNNNNNNNNNNNNNNNNNNNNNNNNNNNNNNNTCCGTCCGCCACTTACTGTTTGTTCAACTCAAGTGTCTTGGACCAAGCTGGCCTAGCCAATACATCAGCACACCAAGCAGTAACATGAGGCCTAGCATCAAACAAGCTCTTCACTTTAGTCCCAGACAAGTAATGCAAACCCGGGGCATGGTGCAAATCGGCCAGCGTAAAGCTATCGCCACCCAAGTACTTCGACTCCTTGAGTCTAGCTTCGTATACGTCGAGTAGTTTCCCCATTTTCTCTTCGTTCTCTGCAACAACTGCGTCGTCCGTTACCTTGCCCATCATCGGCTTGATAGCTATCTCATAGGCAAGTTTTGAGCCAACAGGGTCGAATTTCTGGGCTTCAACTTCCATCCATACAGACATTATTGCCATTTTCTTTGGGTCATTGGGTAAGAGTTGGTTCCCTTTGTCTGCATACGTGTGAGCTATGTATTGTGTAATGGCTCTTGATTCTGCATAAGCAATATAATTCATACAATCAACATCATAAAAACCAAAGAAAGAATCAAGTTCTAAGCTACGCGTGTGCTGAggatctatcagaaacaacctctgcGTCATAAGGGTAGGGATAAGGTTTGCGACTTTACGTACATTCTACCTTCTCCATACCCCATTTACGAGATCACATCTTAAGTGGATCATACGTCGACACAATTGAATTTGGGCAAGTTCTTATGCTACTTGTACTCCGAggatctatcagaaacaacctccaCCTCTACCTTATATAAAGGTAGGGATAAGGTTTGCGACTTTGCGTACATGCTACCTTTTCCAT
The Capsicum annuum cultivar UCD-10X-F1 chromosome 6, UCD10Xv1.1, whole genome shotgun sequence DNA segment above includes these coding regions:
- the LOC107873717 gene encoding glutathione S-transferase; its protein translation is MPLTHQFNNFLIKNFIFSSHKIIFLSKFFYNFLIAKMAIKVHGPIMSPAVMRVVAALKEKNLEFELVPVNMQNGDHKKEPFITLNPFGQVPAFEDGDLKLFESRAITQYIAHTYADKGNQLLPNDPKKMAIMSVWMEVEAQKFDPVGSKLAYEIAIKPMMGKVTDDAVVAENEEKMGKLLDVYEARLKESKYLGGDSFTLADLHHAPGLHYLSGTKVKSLFDARPHVTAWCADVLARPAWSKTLELNKQ